Part of the Terriglobia bacterium genome is shown below.
TCGCGCAGAGGCTCCACCAGGGAGAGGCGCATCCGGGCCGGTAGCCCTCCCACGTTGTGATGCGTCTTGATGGTGGCCGACGGTCCCTTGACCGAGGCGGACTCGATCCGGTCCGGATAGATCGTCCCCTGTGCGAGGAACTCCACGTCGCCGACCTCGCGCGCCTCCTCCTCGAAGACTTCGATGAACGTCTCGCCGATGATCTTTCGCTTGCGCTCGGGGTCCTCGACCCCTTGGAGCCTGGCGAGGAAACGCCGCGAGGCGTCGGCGCACCGGACGTGCAGGCGGTAGCGCTCCCTGAAGTCACGCAGCACCTGCTCCGCCTCCCCCTTCCTCAGGACGCCGTTGTCCACGAACACGCACACGAGCCGCTCGCCGATGGCCCGGTGGAGCAGGAGCGCCATGACCGCCGAGTCCACGCCTCCCGACAGGCCGCAGATCACCTTCCGATCGCCCACGGTGCGCCGGATCTCGGCCACCGCGTCGTCCACGAACGACGCGATCGTCCAGTCGCCCCGGCAGCCGCAGGCGTCGAACAGGAAGTTCCGGAGCATCTCCCGCCCGTGCTCGGTGTGCGCCACCTCCGGATGGAACTGGACGCCGAAGAGCCGCCGCTCGGGATCCTCGACGGCGGCGAGCGGGGCGTTCGTCGTGGACGCCACCGCGCGGAACCCGGGCGCCGGCTCGAGAACCCGGTCGCCGTGGCTCGCCCAGACCTTCTGATCCGCGTCGAGACCGCGGAACAGGAGCGAGGTGTCGGGCGAGGCGACCCGGATCGTCGCCGGACCGTACTCGCGGCTCATCGACCCCTCAACAACGCCGCCGAGCCGGAACATCATGAGCTGCATCCCGTAGCAGATCCCCAGGACGGGGACCCCGAGCTCGAACAGCCCGCGCTCCACCCGGGGGGCTCCCTCGCCGTAGACCGAGTCCGGCCCGCCCGAGAGGATGATCCCTCGAGGCGACTTCGATCCGAGCTCCGCCACCGGCACCGAGAACGGGAGGATCTCGCAGTACACCCCGAGCTCCCGCACCCGCCTCGCGATGAGCTGGGTGTACTGCGCACCGAAGTCGAGGATCAGAACCGTCTCGTGCGCGCCGCTCATCGTCCCTC
Proteins encoded:
- the guaA gene encoding glutamine-hydrolyzing GMP synthase, with the protein product MSGAHETVLILDFGAQYTQLIARRVRELGVYCEILPFSVPVAELGSKSPRGIILSGGPDSVYGEGAPRVERGLFELGVPVLGICYGMQLMMFRLGGVVEGSMSREYGPATIRVASPDTSLLFRGLDADQKVWASHGDRVLEPAPGFRAVASTTNAPLAAVEDPERRLFGVQFHPEVAHTEHGREMLRNFLFDACGCRGDWTIASFVDDAVAEIRRTVGDRKVICGLSGGVDSAVMALLLHRAIGERLVCVFVDNGVLRKGEAEQVLRDFRERYRLHVRCADASRRFLARLQGVEDPERKRKIIGETFIEVFEEEAREVGDVEFLAQGTIYPDRIESASVKGPSATIKTHHNVGGLPARMRLSLVEPLRDLFKDEVRRVGQDLGLDPAFVGRHPFPGPGLAVRVLGEVTAERVALLQEADAIFIAELRAAGFYDRVAQAFAVLLPVRSVGVMGDGRTYDNVVALRAVETSDFMTADWARLPADLLAQVSSRIVNEVRGVNRVVYDVTSKPPGTIEWE